Proteins encoded in a region of the Streptomyces sp. NBC_00310 genome:
- a CDS encoding SdrD B-like domain-containing protein — protein MKRRTPGGVGLTLAVSAALVVGLTGEAVSAAPGARSIADGRAPGDGAVTVRVVNEVDADGTYDQGLEKGWLGVRVTLTDDRGTVVTQTTNSYGVAWFQPSASPLRGGRYRVQVYNPDPRTFQPAIAGLGDGPKVMRSNVGFVNVSGNRSTTYTTGFWEPGVYCQENPDLVTCNLTKGDAPDTHKGLVRFAGNLSDTHPGGTVRRLTNNQQQGSVFGIGNDRVGNTYMGTLVKRHAAYGPAGATNTIYRRNSASGVSTFVTLPGLLTEHDESDDWLRDNPVYGRVGREGIGDVDVSGNGRTLYAVSLNDSRLYTVPIRGTGDGVYPGTYRSHVIPEPEHCAGHWHPYGIGVRGGRVLVGGVCGAENTVTRNAPWGDPSQVTAHVYEFSQGSFRHLFRTAMNYPRGCAYRFTGLPATTARCTKPASVGRPLSAMWEAWNQRVPTPGHLSFVSAPQPILSNIEIADNGDLVLGFRDRFGDMQGTATYPFNARTNALVRAVAAGDVLRVCKSGTTYTPENNARCDVLHGAQPNNDEGPGHGEFYADSTRLADAHEDQVTQGGTALQPFRNRLWSTVYDPFDHHPWEQGVRRWNTNKGTAEGNLTIQRTWSGDARQRALLFGKGNGLADLELICDRAPIQVGNRVWYDVDGDGVQDPSEPPVKGVKVTLDPMSPGPDLRAYTDANGEYYIGGDRGLRPNTTYRVSFDYSRADTSALPGRPSRSALKWTVRNAGLNRAIDSDVDAQGRTTVRVGDPGHVNHTVDAGLTPSVRLTLVKLDRKNNRPLPGAVFELWQDTNGVRGLQRGGPKRDRFVNDCASSRTGRCSFGSLLPGTYYLVETDVPEGYRKPRRPVTGPYVLTPKNASNGNGLFVKLFNLRGERCKGRKC, from the coding sequence GTGAAGCGAAGAACACCGGGCGGCGTGGGTCTGACCCTGGCCGTCTCGGCGGCGTTGGTGGTGGGACTGACCGGCGAGGCGGTCTCCGCCGCCCCCGGCGCGAGGAGCATCGCGGACGGCAGGGCGCCCGGCGACGGCGCCGTGACCGTGCGCGTCGTCAACGAGGTGGATGCCGACGGGACGTACGACCAAGGCCTGGAGAAGGGCTGGCTCGGTGTGCGGGTCACGCTGACCGACGACCGAGGAACCGTGGTGACCCAGACCACCAACTCCTACGGCGTCGCCTGGTTCCAGCCGTCGGCCTCCCCACTGCGCGGCGGCAGGTACCGCGTCCAGGTCTACAACCCCGACCCCCGCACCTTCCAGCCGGCGATCGCGGGCCTCGGCGACGGACCGAAGGTCATGCGCAGCAACGTCGGCTTCGTGAACGTCTCCGGCAACCGCAGCACGACGTACACGACCGGCTTCTGGGAGCCCGGGGTCTACTGCCAGGAGAACCCTGACCTGGTGACCTGCAACCTGACGAAGGGTGACGCACCCGACACCCACAAGGGTCTGGTGCGGTTCGCGGGGAACCTCTCCGACACCCACCCCGGCGGCACGGTCCGCCGGCTGACCAACAACCAGCAGCAGGGCTCGGTGTTCGGCATCGGCAACGACCGGGTCGGCAACACGTACATGGGCACGCTGGTCAAACGGCACGCGGCGTACGGCCCGGCGGGCGCGACCAACACGATCTACCGCCGCAACAGCGCCTCCGGGGTGAGCACCTTCGTCACCCTCCCGGGCCTGCTGACCGAGCACGACGAAAGCGACGACTGGCTTCGTGACAACCCGGTCTACGGCAGGGTCGGCCGGGAGGGCATCGGTGACGTCGACGTATCCGGCAACGGCAGGACCCTCTACGCGGTCAGCCTCAACGACTCCCGGCTGTACACCGTGCCGATCCGCGGCACCGGCGACGGGGTCTACCCGGGCACCTACCGGTCGCACGTCATTCCCGAGCCGGAGCACTGCGCCGGCCACTGGCACCCGTACGGCATCGGGGTGCGCGGCGGGCGCGTGCTCGTCGGCGGGGTGTGCGGCGCGGAGAACACGGTCACCAGGAACGCCCCGTGGGGCGACCCGTCCCAGGTAACCGCGCACGTCTACGAGTTCTCCCAGGGGTCGTTCCGCCATCTGTTCCGCACGGCGATGAACTACCCGCGCGGCTGCGCGTACCGGTTCACCGGACTGCCCGCGACCACCGCCCGCTGCACCAAGCCCGCCTCCGTCGGCCGACCGCTGAGTGCCATGTGGGAGGCGTGGAACCAGCGCGTCCCCACGCCCGGGCACCTCTCCTTCGTCTCCGCGCCGCAGCCGATCCTGTCCAACATCGAGATCGCCGACAACGGCGACCTGGTCCTGGGCTTCCGCGACCGCTTCGGCGACATGCAGGGCACGGCGACCTACCCCTTCAACGCCCGTACGAACGCCCTGGTCAGAGCTGTCGCCGCCGGTGACGTGCTGCGGGTGTGCAAGTCCGGTACGACGTACACGCCGGAGAACAACGCCCGGTGCGACGTGCTCCACGGCGCACAGCCCAACAACGACGAGGGCCCGGGTCACGGCGAGTTCTACGCCGACTCGACGAGGCTCGCGGACGCCCACGAGGACCAGGTCACCCAGGGCGGCACGGCCCTCCAGCCGTTCCGGAACAGGCTGTGGAGCACGGTCTACGACCCGTTCGACCACCACCCCTGGGAGCAGGGCGTACGCCGCTGGAACACCAACAAGGGCACGGCCGAGGGCAACCTCACGATCCAGCGCACCTGGAGCGGCGACGCCAGGCAACGCGCCCTGCTCTTCGGCAAGGGCAACGGCCTCGCCGACCTGGAGCTGATCTGCGACCGGGCGCCCATCCAGGTCGGCAACCGCGTCTGGTACGACGTCGACGGCGACGGCGTCCAGGACCCGTCCGAGCCGCCGGTCAAGGGCGTGAAGGTGACGCTCGACCCGATGTCTCCCGGCCCCGACCTCAGGGCGTACACCGACGCGAACGGCGAGTACTACATCGGCGGCGACCGGGGACTGCGGCCGAACACCACCTACCGGGTCTCCTTCGACTACAGCCGCGCCGACACGTCCGCCCTGCCGGGCCGCCCGAGCCGCTCCGCCCTCAAGTGGACGGTCAGAAACGCCGGTTTGAACCGTGCGATCGACTCCGACGTCGACGCGCAGGGCCGCACCACGGTCCGTGTCGGCGACCCCGGCCACGTGAACCACACGGTCGACGCCGGCCTCACCCCGTCGGTGCGGCTGACGCTCGTGAAGCTCGACAGGAAGAACAACAGGCCGCTGCCCGGCGCGGTGTTCGAGCTGTGGCAGGACACCAACGGCGTCCGCGGCCTCCAGCGAGGCGGGCCGAAGAGGGACCGGTTCGTCAACGACTGCGCCAGCTCCCGCACCGGCCGCTGCTCCTTCGGCTCGCTCCTGCCCGGTACGTACTACCTGGTGGAGACGGACGTCCCCGAGGGCTACCGCAAGCCGCGGCGGCCGGTCACCGGCCCGTACGTCCTCACCCCGAAGAACGCCTCGAACGGCAACGGGCTGTTCGTGAAGCTGTTCAACCTGCGGGGAGAGCGGTGCAAGGGAAGGAAGTGCTGA
- a CDS encoding SCO5389 family protein: protein MSLDVSPQLLADAENGEVREVEFVETVRTSLPYAYDLIASLVAELRAGTAEFADNQTPPPSERERGQLLRALSSDAIRGSLERHFGVALAFQNCHRVAVFPTEARGGETYARFTSLRSQILNQSPEFRDC from the coding sequence ATGTCGCTCGACGTCTCCCCGCAGCTGCTCGCCGATGCCGAGAACGGCGAGGTGCGGGAGGTGGAGTTCGTGGAAACGGTGCGTACGTCGCTGCCGTACGCGTACGACCTGATCGCCTCCCTCGTCGCCGAACTGCGCGCGGGCACCGCCGAGTTCGCCGACAACCAGACCCCGCCACCGTCGGAGCGGGAGCGCGGGCAGCTGCTGCGGGCGTTGTCCAGCGACGCGATCCGGGGGAGTCTGGAGCGGCACTTCGGGGTGGCGCTCGCCTTCCAGAACTGCCACCGGGTGGCGGTCTTCCCGACCGAGGCGCGCGGCGGTGAGACGTACGCCCGCTTCACCTCGCTGCGGTCGCAGATCCTCAACCAGTCGCCGGAGTTCCGGGACTGCTGA
- a CDS encoding SpoIIE family protein phosphatase encodes MGTDRDSAVSRQRFDVADAAPLLIDADGFVTSWTRDAERLFGYPAAEILGRSVLTLLVDEDGERIGPLAETRRALGGWSGILTARHRDGHHVKVMVRVVPTREAATPTPAADAIPSADATPAAGSTLSTLSAGVTGSAGSAGVTGSADVKTSPSAPGVWPAPRPGYPDAPLSVTPPAPPTPFAPPAPTSPEVGRPPAREAGAWPAAGNTGSPPRQSPPAPKPAPPRSTSPRARTTWPATQGPGSPSARQTAPAPGFPPPPASPSARLPFSPSPSLPPSSPPPPSSSPLPSPPAPSLGTPDSLNPAHWVALVSDATRAPGWDMSRTVLERMTTWSPVGIAIVDTELRFVWSNAALERFGGGQAHERVGLRLAEVQPGLDAERIEAQMRQVLRTGVPVLDYEHVGRVRSSPYRETAHAMSFTRLEDDHGRPIGVYYTVVDVSERHRARTRLALLDRAGEHIGRTLDVRRTAQELADVVVPTLADFVTVDLLDSVLRGAEPGPLGDGFVPLRRTAQQSVHAGVPEAVLEVGAVASYAAGSPPVRALVDGRSWSEPRLDPLSTEWAEALPGGRAVPVEALGLHSVMIVPVRARGITLGITTFFRRDRLDPFDAVDLGLAEELVGRAAVCVDNARRYTRERDAALALQRSLLPRRLPEQDAAEVAARYRPADELTGLGGDWYDVIPLSGARVALVIGEVAGHGIDGAAAMGSLRTAVRTLADLDLPPDEVLAHLDDMVAKSARQEGAEPGGGSVQTVGARCLYVVHDPVSGTCAMAAAGPFAPALVAPDGTVTFPELPEGPALGVDQRPFEALEMDLPEGTVIALHTDGLLADAPREALCRALARPEPSLERHAQHVLDSLAPARPNDDVALLLARTRRLPAHRVASWELPADPALVAEARKTTARQLGVWGLDELAFTTELVVSELVTNAIRHAAGPIRLRLVLERTLICEVFDGGATAPHLRHPRTTDEGGRGLFLISQFTQRWGTRFLPDGKVIWAEQSLANPPA; translated from the coding sequence GTGGGGACCGACAGGGACAGTGCCGTTTCCCGTCAGCGCTTCGACGTGGCCGACGCCGCGCCGTTGCTGATCGACGCGGACGGGTTCGTGACGAGCTGGACGCGGGACGCCGAGCGGCTCTTCGGGTATCCGGCGGCCGAGATCCTGGGCCGCAGCGTCCTGACGCTCCTGGTCGACGAGGACGGCGAGCGCATCGGCCCCCTGGCCGAAACCCGTCGCGCCCTCGGCGGCTGGTCCGGCATCCTCACCGCCCGCCACCGCGACGGCCACCACGTCAAGGTGATGGTCCGCGTCGTACCGACACGGGAAGCGGCCACGCCGACTCCCGCGGCCGACGCGATTCCCTCCGCCGACGCGACTCCCGCGGCCGGTTCCACCCTTTCGACCCTGTCGGCCGGTGTCACCGGGTCCGCCGGGTCCGCCGGTGTCACCGGCTCCGCCGACGTGAAGACCTCGCCGTCGGCACCCGGCGTCTGGCCCGCGCCGCGCCCCGGCTATCCCGACGCGCCCCTGTCCGTCACGCCGCCCGCGCCCCCGACCCCCTTCGCACCCCCTGCTCCGACCTCGCCCGAGGTCGGGCGGCCCCCCGCCCGGGAGGCGGGCGCCTGGCCGGCCGCCGGGAACACCGGAAGCCCGCCCCGGCAGAGCCCACCCGCGCCCAAGCCCGCCCCACCACGGAGCACGTCACCCCGGGCGCGCACCACCTGGCCGGCCACCCAGGGCCCCGGCAGCCCATCGGCCCGGCAGACCGCGCCCGCCCCCGGCTTTCCGCCCCCACCCGCGTCCCCGTCCGCGCGCCTGCCCTTCTCCCCGTCCCCGTCCCTGCCCCCGTCCTCACCTCCACCCCCGTCCTCGTCCCCGCTCCCCTCCCCGCCCGCCCCCTCGCTCGGCACCCCCGACTCCCTCAACCCCGCCCACTGGGTGGCCCTCGTCTCGGACGCCACCCGGGCTCCCGGCTGGGACATGAGCAGGACCGTGCTGGAGCGGATGACGACGTGGTCGCCCGTGGGCATCGCGATCGTGGACACGGAGTTGCGGTTCGTGTGGTCGAACGCGGCGCTGGAGCGGTTCGGGGGCGGGCAGGCGCACGAGAGGGTGGGGCTGAGGCTGGCGGAGGTGCAGCCGGGGCTGGACGCGGAGCGCATCGAGGCGCAGATGCGGCAGGTGCTTCGGACGGGTGTGCCGGTGCTCGACTACGAGCACGTGGGCCGGGTCCGGTCGTCTCCGTACCGCGAGACCGCGCACGCGATGTCGTTCACGCGCCTGGAGGACGATCACGGCCGGCCCATCGGCGTGTACTACACGGTGGTCGACGTGTCGGAGCGACACCGCGCCCGCACCCGGCTGGCCCTGCTGGACCGGGCCGGTGAGCACATCGGCCGGACCCTCGACGTACGGCGGACCGCGCAGGAGCTGGCGGACGTGGTCGTACCGACGCTCGCCGACTTCGTGACCGTGGACCTGCTGGACTCGGTGCTGCGCGGCGCCGAGCCGGGCCCCCTCGGCGACGGTTTCGTCCCGCTGCGGCGGACCGCCCAGCAGTCCGTGCACGCCGGGGTGCCGGAGGCCGTCCTGGAGGTCGGCGCGGTCGCCTCGTACGCGGCCGGTTCGCCGCCCGTGCGGGCGCTGGTCGACGGCCGGTCGTGGTCGGAGCCGAGGCTGGACCCGCTGTCGACGGAGTGGGCCGAGGCGCTCCCGGGCGGCCGGGCGGTGCCGGTGGAGGCGCTCGGGCTGCACAGCGTGATGATCGTGCCGGTGCGGGCGCGGGGCATCACGCTCGGCATCACGACGTTCTTCCGGCGCGACCGGCTGGACCCCTTCGACGCGGTCGACCTGGGCCTCGCCGAGGAGCTGGTCGGCCGGGCCGCCGTCTGCGTCGACAACGCCCGCCGGTACACGCGCGAGCGCGACGCCGCCCTCGCCCTCCAGCGCAGCCTGCTGCCGCGCCGCCTGCCCGAGCAGGACGCGGCCGAGGTCGCCGCCCGCTACCGGCCCGCCGACGAGCTGACCGGGCTCGGCGGTGACTGGTACGACGTCATCCCGCTCTCGGGTGCCCGTGTCGCCCTCGTCATCGGCGAGGTGGCGGGCCACGGCATCGACGGCGCCGCCGCCATGGGCAGCCTCCGTACGGCCGTACGCACCCTGGCCGACCTCGACCTGCCGCCGGACGAGGTGCTCGCCCACCTCGACGACATGGTCGCCAAGTCGGCGCGGCAGGAGGGTGCCGAGCCGGGCGGGGGCAGCGTCCAGACGGTCGGGGCACGCTGTCTGTACGTCGTCCACGACCCGGTGTCCGGGACGTGCGCGATGGCCGCCGCCGGGCCGTTCGCCCCGGCCCTGGTCGCCCCCGACGGTACGGTCACCTTCCCCGAGCTCCCCGAAGGGCCGGCGCTCGGCGTCGACCAGCGGCCCTTCGAGGCGCTGGAGATGGACCTCCCCGAGGGCACCGTCATCGCCCTGCACACCGACGGGCTGCTCGCCGACGCCCCCCGGGAGGCGCTGTGCCGTGCGCTGGCCCGGCCCGAACCCTCCCTGGAACGGCACGCCCAGCACGTCCTCGACTCCCTCGCCCCGGCCCGCCCCAACGACGACGTCGCCCTCCTCCTGGCCCGCACCCGGCGCCTGCCCGCCCACCGGGTCGCCTCCTGGGAACTGCCCGCCGACCCGGCACTGGTCGCCGAGGCCCGCAAGACCACCGCCCGGCAGCTCGGCGTGTGGGGGCTGGACGAGCTGGCGTTCACCACCGAACTGGTCGTCAGCGAGCTGGTCACCAACGCGATCCGGCACGCCGCCGGGCCCATCCGGCTCCGACTCGTCCTCGAACGCACCCTGATCTGCGAGGTGTTCGACGGCGGCGCCACCGCGCCCCATCTGCGTCATCCGCGCACCACCGACGAGGGCGGCCGCGGCCTGTTCCTCATCTCCCAGTTCACCCAGCGCTGGGGCACCCGCTTCCTGCCCGACGGCAAGGTGATCTGGGCGGAACAGTCCCTGGCGAATCCGCCCGCCTGA
- a CDS encoding DUF3515 family protein produces the protein MSRRTRIAGLTIGALALTTTAVITVHMLREPTFSFAAAPLADDPACTRVGERYPNRLAGLERSDTTTKGAAVWGDGAVVARCGFPRLKATADACAEVNGVDWAWRTSTDDDGREVLVTYGREPSVEVQLTVGEAAPDSVLVGLSPVVKSLKQRNECLSPSDVMAPPSPTHSTH, from the coding sequence ATGTCCCGCCGCACCCGAATCGCCGGTCTGACCATCGGCGCCCTCGCCCTCACCACCACCGCCGTGATCACCGTGCACATGCTGAGAGAACCCACCTTCAGCTTCGCCGCCGCCCCACTGGCCGACGATCCCGCCTGCACCCGGGTCGGCGAGCGGTACCCCAACCGACTGGCCGGGCTGGAGCGGTCGGACACCACGACGAAGGGCGCGGCGGTCTGGGGTGACGGAGCCGTCGTCGCGCGCTGTGGCTTCCCCCGGCTCAAGGCCACCGCGGACGCGTGTGCCGAGGTCAACGGGGTGGACTGGGCATGGCGTACGAGCACGGACGACGACGGACGGGAAGTGCTGGTCACCTACGGTCGTGAACCGTCCGTCGAGGTGCAGCTCACCGTCGGCGAGGCGGCCCCCGACTCCGTCCTCGTCGGCCTCTCCCCTGTCGTGAAATCCCTCAAGCAACGCAACGAGTGTCTTTCCCCCTCCGATGTGATGGCACCCCCGAGCCCGACGCACAGCACCCACTGA
- a CDS encoding L,D-transpeptidase encodes MVAVVSSALLGWTAVPAAASAPAAACTARTGPYQWDLERHLKLPADGRQSTADCVAIRAFQQRTGVKPANGYANVATHRTMLVVRARADPNAAGKCPVRSYQVTCVDLDQQLVWVQRGKRVIYAPVPARTGKDGQETRSGWHTVYWKNRDHHSDLYDHAPMPFAQFFSDGQAFHGVLDDLFQGGSHGCVNLRYADAERLWRIMHKGDSVYVWGVKPGTGRSLRPSSASSSAAEQG; translated from the coding sequence ATGGTCGCGGTGGTGTCGTCCGCCCTGTTGGGCTGGACGGCGGTCCCGGCCGCCGCGTCGGCCCCGGCGGCGGCGTGCACCGCGCGCACCGGCCCCTACCAGTGGGACCTGGAACGCCATCTCAAGCTTCCGGCGGACGGCCGGCAGTCCACCGCCGACTGCGTGGCGATCCGCGCCTTCCAGCAGCGCACGGGTGTGAAGCCGGCGAACGGCTACGCGAACGTGGCCACGCACCGCACGATGCTGGTGGTGCGGGCCCGCGCCGACCCGAACGCCGCCGGGAAGTGCCCGGTGCGGTCGTACCAGGTGACGTGCGTGGACCTCGACCAGCAGTTGGTGTGGGTGCAGCGGGGGAAGCGGGTGATCTACGCGCCGGTGCCCGCGCGCACCGGCAAGGACGGTCAGGAGACCCGCTCCGGCTGGCACACGGTCTACTGGAAGAACCGCGACCACCACTCCGACCTGTACGACCACGCCCCCATGCCGTTCGCCCAGTTCTTCAGCGACGGCCAGGCCTTCCACGGCGTCCTCGACGACCTCTTCCAAGGCGGCTCCCACGGCTGCGTGAACCTGCGGTACGCGGACGCCGAGCGGCTGTGGAGGATCATGCACAAGGGGGACTCGGTGTACGTGTGGGGTGTCAAGCCGGGGACCGGGCGGTCCCTGCGGCCGTCATCGGCGTCCTCGTCCGCGGCGGAACAGGGCTGA
- a CDS encoding TlpA family protein disulfide reductase has protein sequence MATTKTLRLAAMCAIAVAVALSGCSTSEPLVLDTDTAQSGRSQPFKSVPVTERADAPEFSGSTVDDDPVHLSDYRGKVVVVNAWATWCGPCRAESPALERTYRKFKDQGVQVLGISTDVERQNARAFQREFALSYPSLHDPHGRQLLKLPRGMVNPRLLPFTLLVDREGRIAGAVQSPLTEKELQAILTPILKETSGKTHE, from the coding sequence ATGGCCACGACGAAGACACTCCGGCTGGCGGCCATGTGCGCGATCGCGGTCGCGGTCGCGCTGTCCGGCTGCTCGACCAGCGAACCGCTGGTACTCGATACGGACACGGCACAGTCGGGACGGTCCCAGCCGTTCAAGAGCGTTCCGGTGACCGAGCGCGCGGACGCTCCCGAATTCTCCGGCAGTACGGTCGACGACGATCCGGTCCACCTTTCCGACTACCGTGGCAAGGTCGTCGTCGTGAACGCCTGGGCCACCTGGTGCGGTCCGTGCCGGGCCGAGTCGCCCGCTCTGGAGCGCACGTATCGGAAGTTCAAAGACCAAGGCGTGCAGGTACTAGGGATCAGCACCGACGTCGAGCGACAGAACGCGCGGGCGTTCCAGCGGGAGTTCGCCCTCTCCTACCCGAGCCTGCACGACCCGCACGGCAGGCAGTTGTTGAAGCTGCCGCGCGGCATGGTGAACCCGCGACTCCTCCCCTTCACCCTGCTCGTCGATCGGGAAGGCAGGATCGCGGGGGCCGTCCAATCCCCATTGACCGAGAAGGAGTTGCAGGCCATTCTCACTCCGATACTGAAGGAGACCTCGGGGAAGACACATGAGTAG
- a CDS encoding RICIN domain-containing protein — MKNAVKGLVLAGAAGALLAGGALPASAAGAGAQDKVPKGYGNVRLEKVFGTYGMCLSMDNSKANKADLKLRKCAKKATTQRWDLVWINDNKPNQSRIFVIKNKHSKKCLYVRSAKTKTQVEQTSCNTKSKAQQWDFAGSRIKNVSAKKVLTAASSSSGQKITITPADGSNKGRVKQEWGLS; from the coding sequence ATGAAGAACGCGGTGAAGGGGCTTGTGCTCGCCGGTGCGGCGGGCGCTCTGCTGGCGGGCGGCGCGCTGCCGGCGTCGGCGGCGGGCGCCGGGGCGCAGGACAAGGTTCCGAAGGGCTACGGCAATGTGCGCCTGGAGAAGGTGTTCGGCACGTACGGCATGTGCCTGTCTATGGACAACTCCAAGGCCAACAAGGCGGACCTGAAGCTGCGCAAGTGCGCGAAGAAGGCGACCACGCAGCGGTGGGACCTGGTGTGGATCAATGACAACAAGCCCAACCAGTCGCGCATATTCGTGATCAAGAACAAGCACTCGAAGAAGTGCCTGTATGTGCGGTCCGCCAAGACGAAGACTCAAGTGGAGCAGACGAGCTGCAACACCAAGTCCAAGGCGCAGCAGTGGGACTTCGCCGGCAGCAGGATCAAGAACGTGTCCGCGAAGAAGGTGCTTACGGCCGCCAGCAGCAGCTCCGGGCAGAAGATCACGATCACCCCGGCCGACGGGTCGAACAAGGGGCGAGTGAAGCAGGAGTGGGGCCTTTCCTGA
- a CDS encoding LuxR C-terminal-related transcriptional regulator, whose protein sequence is MTKRSDVGDTACAYRRTGAEPVRDISRLKTLTEREKEVLLLLGTGLGNRQLARELGIAERTVKAHVARIVEKLEQQTRLQAAVLSVLAHELLCADPRCTCDSAAPTSRLVGASAV, encoded by the coding sequence ATGACCAAGAGGTCTGACGTAGGAGACACGGCTTGCGCCTACCGGCGCACGGGGGCCGAACCGGTTCGGGACATCAGCAGGCTCAAGACGCTGACGGAACGGGAGAAGGAAGTCCTGCTTCTGCTGGGAACGGGCCTGGGCAACCGGCAGTTGGCCAGGGAGCTCGGTATCGCCGAGCGGACCGTGAAGGCACATGTCGCGCGAATAGTGGAGAAACTGGAGCAGCAGACACGGCTGCAGGCCGCGGTGCTCTCCGTCCTCGCCCACGAGCTGCTGTGCGCCGATCCACGGTGCACGTGCGACTCGGCCGCGCCGACGTCCCGTCTCGTCGGGGCGTCCGCCGTCTGA